In Halomarina salina, one DNA window encodes the following:
- a CDS encoding collagen-like triple helix repeat-containing protein: protein MSITTVRQTVAVAVVCCLVVGTAAPVGAALGVDADGAAGSGGAAADGGAFAAVQENGSTVNTSTPSESEDDEDAAGTETESEGNESAEYTDEELSDIGCLPLPLTLKDTAIDAYRQETTRLEILKLAAGTREDSHTGPFTIQASRIDVGKLCIRSPVDEHRGFRLVMDDVDITDGSIRGGKLDLAFQKAHADRLELWVSASTLRHLLPQLPVPGSNSSGPVDNTTDAVGDVVNNTTDTVGDVVNNTTDVVDNTTDVVGNTTGTVGDTVNDTTGTVGDIADNTSSRVGGAVNDTTGNVGDTVDDTTGTVGETVDNTTDGVGDAVDTNATGPVGDAVNDTADTAGDTVEETTGTAGDTVNNTTGTVGDTVEETGETTGDLVNDTTGNVGDTVDDSTDAVNDTLSNPEDADEETQDLVNDTGETVDDTVDDSTDAVDETSDTAEDATDDLTNETSGTVDDTTDAVENTTDGVTGAVDDATDDTEAGDTVDDTTDAVDDTVDTTENVTDETGETVEDTADTVVDETNDTVNTATGAVDDTTDEVTDGVTNTTDGLLGDDEETSTETVTATATETETTESTASSTTSAPTETETAEPTETETSETETTETSTETSGPVEETGDTVETVVDETGDAVGNLTGDDGDDTSTSSDGGSDDGDDGGLFSLDGATLDTRSEP from the coding sequence GTGAGTATCACTACCGTCCGTCAGACAGTCGCGGTCGCAGTCGTCTGCTGTCTCGTGGTCGGGACCGCAGCCCCGGTCGGCGCGGCGCTGGGCGTCGACGCGGACGGCGCTGCGGGCTCGGGCGGAGCGGCGGCGGACGGTGGAGCGTTCGCCGCGGTCCAAGAGAACGGGTCGACGGTGAACACGTCGACACCGAGCGAGAGCGAGGACGACGAGGACGCCGCAGGCACCGAGACCGAGAGCGAAGGGAACGAATCGGCCGAGTACACCGACGAGGAGTTGAGCGACATCGGCTGTCTCCCCCTCCCGCTCACCCTGAAGGACACCGCTATCGACGCCTACCGGCAGGAGACCACGCGGCTCGAGATTCTCAAACTGGCCGCCGGCACGAGAGAGGACAGTCACACGGGGCCGTTCACCATCCAAGCGTCGCGCATCGACGTCGGCAAGCTCTGCATCCGCTCGCCGGTCGACGAACACCGCGGGTTCCGGCTCGTGATGGACGACGTGGACATCACCGACGGCTCCATCCGCGGGGGCAAACTGGACCTCGCGTTCCAGAAGGCCCACGCCGACCGACTGGAACTGTGGGTGTCCGCCTCGACGCTCCGGCACCTGCTGCCGCAACTGCCGGTGCCCGGCAGCAACTCGTCCGGGCCGGTCGACAACACCACGGACGCGGTCGGCGACGTGGTGAACAACACGACGGACACCGTCGGCGACGTGGTGAACAATACGACCGATGTCGTCGACAACACGACCGACGTGGTCGGCAACACCACGGGGACCGTCGGTGACACGGTGAACGACACGACCGGGACCGTCGGTGATATCGCGGACAACACGTCCAGCCGCGTCGGCGGTGCCGTCAACGACACGACCGGGAACGTCGGCGACACCGTCGACGACACCACGGGCACCGTCGGAGAGACGGTCGACAACACCACCGACGGCGTGGGTGACGCGGTCGACACCAACGCCACCGGACCCGTCGGCGACGCGGTCAACGACACCGCCGACACCGCCGGCGACACCGTCGAGGAGACGACCGGAACGGCCGGTGACACGGTGAACAACACGACCGGAACCGTCGGCGACACCGTCGAGGAGACCGGCGAGACGACGGGTGACCTCGTCAACGACACCACCGGGAACGTCGGCGACACCGTCGACGACTCCACCGACGCCGTCAACGACACGCTCTCGAACCCCGAGGATGCCGACGAGGAGACCCAGGACCTCGTCAACGACACGGGTGAGACCGTCGACGACACGGTCGACGACTCCACCGACGCGGTCGACGAAACGAGTGACACGGCGGAGGACGCCACGGACGACCTGACCAACGAGACGAGCGGGACCGTCGACGACACGACGGACGCGGTCGAGAACACCACCGACGGGGTGACCGGAGCCGTCGACGACGCGACCGACGACACCGAGGCTGGCGACACGGTCGACGACACCACGGACGCGGTCGACGACACCGTCGACACGACCGAGAACGTCACCGACGAGACGGGCGAGACCGTCGAGGACACCGCGGACACCGTCGTCGACGAGACGAACGACACGGTGAACACCGCGACGGGAGCCGTCGACGACACCACAGACGAGGTGACCGACGGGGTGACGAACACCACCGACGGCCTCCTCGGCGACGACGAGGAGACGTCGACCGAGACGGTGACCGCGACGGCCACCGAGACGGAGACGACCGAGAGTACGGCGTCGTCGACCACGAGTGCGCCGACCGAGACCGAGACGGCCGAACCGACCGAGACCGAGACATCCGAGACCGAGACGACGGAGACGAGCACCGAGACCTCGGGGCCGGTCGAGGAGACGGGCGACACCGTCGAGACGGTCGTCGATGAGACGGGTGACGCGGTCGGCAACCTCACCGGCGACGACGGCGACGACACCAGCACGAGCAGTGACGGCGGGAGCGACGACGGTGACGACGGTGGCCTGTTCTCGCTCGACGGTGCGACGCTCGACACGCGCTCGGAGCCGTAG